One segment of Corynebacterium atrinae DNA contains the following:
- a CDS encoding isoprenyl transferase — protein sequence MKLSRLLYPLYEARLRRELSGARQPKHIAIMADGNRRWAREAGHADVSHGHRAGAKKIGELVQWSADTEVEVITVYLLSTENLSRELAELELLFGIIGDVVDELSSEDYTCRVRLVGHLDLLPVEVADRLRQSAAPTLAREGITVNIAVGYGGRQEIVDAVRDLIQEEVEAGTDPAQLVDKITAESLATHLYTSGQPDPDLVIRTSGEQRLSGFLLWQAAYSEIWFTDTYWPAFRKVDFLRALREYSKRSRRFGK from the coding sequence GTGAAACTGTCCCGCCTGCTGTACCCGCTGTATGAAGCCCGTTTGCGGCGCGAGCTCTCCGGCGCGCGCCAACCTAAGCACATCGCGATAATGGCTGATGGCAATCGGCGGTGGGCGCGCGAAGCAGGGCACGCGGACGTCAGCCACGGGCACCGGGCCGGGGCGAAAAAGATCGGCGAACTGGTGCAATGGTCGGCCGACACGGAGGTGGAGGTCATCACCGTCTATCTGCTGTCGACGGAGAACCTCAGCCGCGAGCTGGCGGAGTTGGAGTTGCTGTTCGGCATCATTGGCGATGTGGTGGATGAGCTGTCCAGCGAGGATTACACCTGCCGGGTCCGCCTCGTCGGGCACCTGGACCTGCTGCCGGTGGAGGTGGCGGATCGGCTGCGCCAGTCCGCCGCGCCGACGCTGGCGCGGGAAGGTATCACCGTCAACATTGCCGTGGGATACGGCGGGCGGCAGGAGATCGTCGACGCGGTGCGAGACCTCATCCAGGAAGAGGTGGAAGCTGGGACGGATCCGGCGCAGCTGGTAGACAAGATCACCGCGGAATCCCTGGCCACGCACCTGTATACCTCTGGGCAGCCGGACCCGGACTTGGTCATCCGTACTTCGGGTGAGCAGCGACTCTCGGGGTTTTTGCTGTGGCAGGCGGCCTATTCGGAGATCTGGTTCACCGATACCTATTGGCCGGCGTTCCGCAAGGTCGATTTCCTCCGTGCGCTGCGCGAATACTCCAAGCGCTCCCGTCGCTTTGGAAAATAG
- a CDS encoding flavodoxin domain-containing protein, with translation MTATIVYRSAYGSTRDYANALAERLGVEAQELPEDSSLLIDVPLGAVGPLILLSFPHGPSVPGLEVFDQVSAGVRPAALCTVGMTLLEEARRKDRSAALLGDKAEHVTRFYLPGRLNYSELSPKHHAVMRAIVAALKLKPRKSDNDRAMIDAYGKDVDRFDLAELDSVVEWARANGA, from the coding sequence GTGACCGCCACCATCGTTTATCGTTCCGCCTACGGCTCCACCCGGGACTACGCGAATGCCCTTGCCGAGCGCCTGGGCGTTGAGGCGCAGGAGCTCCCCGAGGATTCCTCTTTGCTTATCGACGTCCCGCTGGGGGCCGTCGGCCCCCTCATCCTGCTTTCCTTTCCGCATGGTCCCAGCGTCCCGGGCTTAGAGGTTTTCGACCAGGTCAGCGCGGGGGTGCGGCCCGCTGCCCTGTGCACCGTCGGCATGACGTTGCTGGAGGAGGCCCGTCGGAAAGACCGCAGTGCCGCGCTCCTCGGCGACAAAGCGGAGCACGTCACCCGCTTTTATCTGCCGGGGCGCCTCAACTACTCCGAGCTCAGCCCCAAGCACCATGCGGTGATGCGCGCGATCGTCGCCGCGTTAAAGCTCAAGCCGCGCAAGTCCGACAACGACCGCGCAATGATCGATGCCTACGGCAAGGACGTCGACCGCTTCGACCTTGCTGAGCTGGACTCCGTCGTGGAGTGGGCGCGAGCCAACGGCGCCTAG
- the coaA gene encoding type I pantothenate kinase has translation MSRPKDSTPYVDFDRASWRALRNSMPQVLTEDEVQELRGIGENIDLEEVAEVYLPLSRLIHLQVSARQKLIAATETFLGSSSGHVPFIIGVAGSVAVGKSTTARLLQVLLQRWESHPRVDLVTTDGFLLPAVELNARGLMRRKGFPESYDQRALLRFVTDVKSGAADVDAPVYSHRLYDRVPDEVQTISQPDILIVEGLNVLQTGPTLMVSDLFDFSVYVDAHTRDIERWYIDRFLQLRTTAFREPGAHFSHYAELGDAKAQAEAREIWQSINLPNLVENILPTRVRASLVLRKGADHLVERVRMRKI, from the coding sequence ATGTCGCGCCCCAAGGACAGCACCCCTTACGTGGACTTTGACCGCGCCTCCTGGCGGGCGCTGCGAAACTCCATGCCCCAGGTCCTCACCGAGGACGAGGTTCAAGAACTACGCGGCATCGGCGAGAACATTGACCTGGAAGAAGTCGCCGAGGTTTATCTCCCGCTCTCCCGCCTCATTCACCTGCAGGTATCCGCCCGCCAGAAACTCATCGCGGCCACTGAGACCTTCCTGGGGAGTTCCTCCGGGCACGTGCCCTTCATCATCGGCGTCGCCGGCTCGGTCGCGGTAGGTAAATCAACAACCGCCCGCCTGCTCCAGGTGCTGCTGCAGCGCTGGGAATCCCACCCGCGCGTCGACCTGGTCACCACCGACGGATTCCTCCTGCCCGCCGTGGAGCTCAACGCCCGGGGACTCATGCGCCGCAAGGGCTTCCCCGAGTCCTACGATCAGCGCGCCCTCCTGCGGTTTGTCACCGACGTGAAATCCGGCGCCGCGGATGTCGACGCCCCCGTCTACTCCCACCGCCTCTACGACCGGGTCCCCGACGAGGTGCAAACCATTTCCCAGCCCGACATCCTCATCGTCGAGGGGCTCAACGTCCTCCAAACCGGACCCACCCTCATGGTCTCCGACCTATTCGATTTCTCCGTATACGTCGACGCCCACACCAGGGACATCGAACGCTGGTATATCGACCGCTTCCTCCAACTGCGCACCACCGCCTTCCGCGAGCCCGGCGCGCACTTCTCCCACTACGCCGAGCTCGGCGACGCGAAGGCCCAGGCTGAAGCCCGTGAGATCTGGCAGTCCATCAACCTACCCAATTTGGTGGAAAACATTTTGCCCACCCGCGTGCGCGCCTCGCTCGTGTTACGCAAAGGCGCCGACCACTTGGTTGAACGAGTGCGTATGCGCAAGATCTAG